The following coding sequences are from one Melanotaenia boesemani isolate fMelBoe1 chromosome 17, fMelBoe1.pri, whole genome shotgun sequence window:
- the LOC121628344 gene encoding lactose-binding lectin l-2-like, translated as MLLFFFLFGLALGIESPPDELEVKLQRGGCPMFWYSFNSRCYKYFASRMTWADAEIHCMSQGANLVSIHSMDEYHFVQSLIKNFDHAQGHTWIGLSDTHKEGTWMWSDGTKVDFTIWSERQPDNFKGREHCVHTNFFGPRWNDIRCSYTYTSVCATRIPCP; from the coding sequence ATGTTGctgttcttctttctctttgggTTGGCTCTGGGTATTGAGTctcctccagatgagctggaagTGAAGCTGCAACGTGGCGGTTGTCCCATGTTCTGGTACAGCTTCAATAGCCGCTGCTACAAGTATTTTGCGTCACGGATGACCTGGGCTGATGCTGAAATTCACTGTATGTCACAAGGAGCCAACCTGGTGTCCATTCACAGTATGGATGAATACCATTTTGTCCAATCTCTGATCAAGAACTTTGACCATGCTCAGGGTCATACTTGGATCGGACTCAGTGACACCCATAAAGAGGGCACATGGATGTGGTCTGATGGTACTAAGGTGGACTTTACCATTTGGAGTGAAAGGCAACCAGATAACTTTAAAGGACGTGAACACTGTGTACATACAAATTTTTTTGGACCAAGATGGAATGACATACGGTGTTCTTATACTTACACTTCTGTTTGTGCAACCCGCATACCATGTCCATAA
- the LOC121657059 gene encoding lactose-binding lectin l-2-like — MLLFLFIFGLALGAAAPSDELEMKLQRGGCPMFWYNFNGRCYKYVASHMTWGEAELHCVSEGANLVSIHSQEEHDFVNFLTKNFDPTRKFTWIGLTDVHKEGGWIWSDGSKVSFTLWSQREPNNSNGQEHCGHTNEGNNFMWNDRVCSNAFAFVCASRAVCP, encoded by the coding sequence ATGTTGTTGTTCCTCTTCATCTTTGGTCTGGCTCTTGGTGCAGCGGCTCCATCAGATGAGTTGGAAATGAAGCTACAGCGTGGCGGTTGTCCCATGTTCTGGTACAACTTCAATGGCCGCTGCTACAAGTATGTTGCCTCACACATGACCTGGGGAGAAGCAGAGCTCCACTGTGTGTCAGAAGGAGCCAACCTGGTGTCCATTCACAGTCAGGAAGAACACGATTTTGTCAATTTTCTGACCAAGAACTTTGACCCAACACGGAAATTCACCTGGATCGGACTCACTGATGTTCATAAGGAAGGAGGATGGATCTGGTCTGATGGGTCTAAAGTCAGTTTCACCCTTTGGAGTCAAAGGGAGCCAAATAATTCAAATGGACAAGAACACTGTGGACACACCAATGAGGGCAACAACTTTATGTGGAATGATCGTGTGTGCTCAAATGCATTCGCTTTTGTTTGTGCATCACGCGCAGTTTGTCCTTAG
- the LOC121628343 gene encoding ladderlectin-like — MLLLFFLFGLALGAESPPADQEVKLLRGGCPVFWYSFNGRCYKYVATLMTWADAELHCVSQGANLVSIHSQKEEDFVKLLIKNFDPAQGVNWIGLTDAQQEGAWFWSDGSKVNFKFWNKGQPNNYGGHEKCGHTNWDTSKGWNDAKCSDRSSFVCASRTACA, encoded by the coding sequence atgttgttgttgttcttccTGTTTGGTCTGGCTCTGGGTGCTGAGTCTCCACCTGCTGATCAGGAGGTGAAGCTTCTGCGTGGCGGCTGTCCCGTGTTCTGGTACAGCTTCAACGGCCGCTGCTACAAATATGTTGCCACCTTGATGACCTGGGCTGATGCAGAGCTCCACTGTGTGTCACAAGGAGCCAATCTGGTGTCCATCCACAGTCAGAAGGAAGAGGATTTTGTCAAATTGCTGATCAAAAACTTTGATCCTGCTCAGGGAGTTAACTGGATTGGACTCACTGATGCTCAGCAGGAAGGAGCATGGTTCTGGTCTGATGGGTCCAAAGTCAACTTCAAGTTTTGGAACAAGGGACAGCCAAACAACTATGGTGGACACGAGAAGTGTGGACACACCAACTGGGACACATCTAAGGGATGGAACGATGCAAAATGTTCAGATAGATCCTCTTTTGTTTGTGCATCTCGTACAGCTTGTGCATAA